CCAGGTAAGTCAGGGTACATCAGTGTGCAATAGGCTATATTGTCTGTACAGATTCATTTCTTTATAATAAGTTATTGTTGTTTTCACTCACCCCATATTTCTGTCCAGATGCCCAAAATATATTAAGTCCAAAAGTATTGTATTTGTTCTTCTCTCTCAACAGTTACTGAAGAATGTAACAATTGTTTCCTTACCCTCAGTTATGGATCCAGTGGCTATGTCACTGTGGCCAGTTTCCTCTAGATGTGGCACATCGTGGTAAAAACACTGAGATCCTGAAGAGGCCCCGGCCCCCAGCAGAAGTAAGCCCTggagtagtctcgctttgccagaccatccacacgctgcggagcggaggagggtctggctattccacgcagcattccgggatgggagaaaaacgtgctctggtttaatggcatttcttaaaccaatcacaaacgtcatgggcggcgctaagctccacacggagccgctgcaaaatattcgtgcaagagaaaacttagattggacggagagtctagctagctgtctcaatttaccctgcagagatctgaggagcagttaaccatagtcctcataaatccactggagtttaaaattccaaaccaaagaaagcggaagttaACGGATATTAGCGAAATTGCATggatccggcggaatttcctgcagcaccggagcaatccccggAGGTGGGACGTCAATTATATAGACTAGCCCTGAAGAATGTTACAACTGTTTCCTTACCCTCAGTTATGGACCCAGTGGGCTTTGACAGTGTCCTGAGTTCTGCCTACACAGGCCAGCTGAGCATTGTGCTTGATGACATTGTAAACTATGTCACTGTGGCCAGTTTCCTCCAGATGTGGCATATCGTGGACAAATGCACTGAGATCCTGAAGAGGCCTCGGCCCCCAGCAGAAGTAAGCCCTGGAGAGACCGCTGCAGCTCACCCTGGCACTGCATCTCGCCAGCAGTCCCCAAGCAGCACAGACTGCTTATATCTGGAAagggaggaaagaaggaaggagagaaagcCTGATGCCTTGCCTCCCTTAGCTACATGGAGACGTCCACAGCATTTTCCTAGATGGGGGCGGCCACGGCCTTCATCAGCCCAGAACTTAGCTGACTCTCAACTGGACACCCTCCCTTGCTATACAGAGAGTGATTACACCAACTGTGAGGAGGCATGGGTATCAAGCCATGCCAAAACGAGCCACTTTGCTCATGATGGACCTGGCCACAATAGCCGGTACCATGGGGGGGGTCCCTTGTGGTGAAGCATTAAAGCAGAAAGTTAGGTTTCAACAGCAAGGAGCACCGCAGAGCGTTGTTAGACGGCTTGATAAGAACAGAGAGAGCGGGGACATTGATGAGACacaagagaagaggaagaagagagagattGAGGCAGATGAGGGAGTCGGCGAAGCGGCGGTGGAGAAGAAGGGAGGCTTTGCACAAATGGGACACTGCGGTAAGATACAAAAGTCTTATTTCACTTTGAACACAAATAGTAGGCTATGTCTCTGTCAAAAAAATGGTGTgaattctttcttttcttttttttatccaaagTTGAATTACTGGTCAGGTCCAGGTTTTTGCTGCTGGAAGCAGAGGGCTATTTGAATACAGGGAAGACAGAGGGAAGTTTAA
The Sander lucioperca isolate FBNREF2018 chromosome 14, SLUC_FBN_1.2, whole genome shotgun sequence genome window above contains:
- the LOC116047491 gene encoding zinc finger and BTB domain-containing protein 22-like produces the protein MDPTCSASAAQAGLTVQVCFPGARAAVLDNLNRQREEGRLCDLSIQVQGHVFRAHRCVLAASSPYFHDQVTLKNVTTVSLPSVMDPVGFDSVLSSAYTGQLSIVLDDIVNYVTVASFLQMWHIVDKCTEILKRPRPPAEVSPGETAAAHPGTASRQQSPSSTDCLYLEREERRKERKPDALPPLATWRRPQHFPRWGRPRPSSAQNLADSQLDTLPCYTESDYTNCEEAWVSSHAKTSHFAHDGPGHNSRYHGGGPLW